In Streptomyces sp. NBC_01717, one DNA window encodes the following:
- a CDS encoding NUDIX domain-containing protein, whose amino-acid sequence MTEPAPDQVEPQHGLGLYERYYAQVESGRKTIEVRVRTPRMTDVSVGDVLVFHGEDSGRELGVRVARITPHASFAELLAAEDTSRIDPDATEAEQLANLRRIYPPEKEALGPLAIEFDHRPALAGQPMPVSPEAYVQTVPHHTVYSCFYVRDDRDRPVMLRSVYGGRPWQFPGGNSDAGEDPLQTARRETAEETGLELGQGQPRLLLTHYLHPGPRWPMGKIGFIFDGGSLTPEQLRQIRLAPAEHDMWAIHGLDEWRPLLAEGAFARLEAIERARTGLATQGLGVSMASVAREADVGKATLSRRFATREDLITAVFADRMDAYATAVTEALADPDPWHGFTGYIHAVCAMRAADASPTC is encoded by the coding sequence ATGACTGAACCGGCACCCGACCAGGTCGAGCCACAGCACGGGCTGGGCCTGTACGAGCGCTACTACGCCCAGGTGGAATCCGGCCGCAAGACCATCGAAGTCCGGGTGCGCACACCCCGGATGACGGACGTCTCGGTCGGCGACGTGCTCGTATTCCACGGCGAGGACTCCGGCCGCGAACTCGGCGTAAGGGTCGCGCGGATCACGCCGCACGCCTCGTTCGCCGAGCTGCTCGCCGCGGAGGACACCTCCCGCATCGACCCTGACGCCACAGAGGCCGAGCAGCTCGCCAACCTGCGCCGCATCTACCCACCAGAGAAGGAGGCCCTGGGACCGCTCGCGATCGAGTTCGACCACCGGCCGGCACTCGCGGGGCAGCCGATGCCCGTATCCCCCGAGGCATACGTACAGACCGTTCCGCACCACACGGTGTACAGCTGCTTCTACGTACGCGACGACCGCGATCGGCCCGTCATGCTGCGTTCGGTGTACGGCGGTCGACCCTGGCAGTTTCCAGGCGGGAACAGTGACGCCGGCGAGGATCCCCTGCAGACCGCGCGCCGCGAAACGGCCGAGGAAACCGGGCTCGAGCTCGGCCAGGGCCAACCCCGTCTGCTGCTCACGCACTACCTGCACCCCGGGCCCCGCTGGCCCATGGGCAAGATCGGCTTCATCTTCGACGGCGGCAGCCTCACCCCTGAACAGCTGCGGCAGATTCGCCTCGCCCCGGCAGAGCACGACATGTGGGCGATCCACGGCCTCGACGAGTGGCGACCTCTGCTGGCCGAGGGAGCGTTCGCCCGCCTGGAGGCCATCGAGCGGGCCCGCACCGGCCTCGCCACCCAGGGACTCGGCGTGTCGATGGCCTCGGTGGCCCGCGAGGCCGACGTCGGCAAGGCCACCCTGTCCCGCCGCTTCGCCACCCGCGAAGACCTCATCACTGCCGTCTTCGCCGACCGCATGGACGCCTACGCCACCGCCGTCACCGAAGCCCTCGCCGACCCCGACCCCTGGCACGGCTTCACCGGCTACATCCACGCCGTCTGCGCCATGCGGGCCGCCGACGCTTCGCCGACGTGCTGA
- a CDS encoding DUF805 domain-containing protein, translated as MALSERTAVTASMSFTDAARTCLTFKFATFSGRARRAEYWWFALVYVGAVAVIGGAGFAMEVPWLAVLLVPFLVPMLSVSVRRLHDTGKSGWSMLIALIPVVGPVVYLLGMTMDSAAGPNRYGPSPKTADRSAD; from the coding sequence ATGGCACTTTCCGAAAGGACCGCTGTGACCGCCAGCATGTCGTTTACCGACGCGGCACGCACGTGCCTCACCTTCAAGTTCGCCACGTTCTCCGGGCGTGCCCGGCGTGCGGAGTACTGGTGGTTCGCACTTGTGTACGTGGGTGCTGTCGCCGTGATCGGCGGGGCTGGCTTCGCGATGGAGGTTCCGTGGCTCGCCGTGTTGTTGGTGCCGTTCCTCGTGCCGATGCTGAGTGTGTCCGTGCGACGGCTGCACGACACCGGTAAGTCCGGGTGGAGCATGCTCATCGCTCTGATCCCGGTCGTCGGTCCCGTTGTCTACCTGCTGGGCATGACGATGGACAGCGCCGCGGGCCCCAACCGGTACGGCCCTTCCCCCAAGACCGCCGACCGGTCCGCCGACTGA